A stretch of Primulina tabacum isolate GXHZ01 chromosome 13, ASM2559414v2, whole genome shotgun sequence DNA encodes these proteins:
- the LOC142522345 gene encoding uncharacterized protein LOC142522345 translates to MDAKKFMQLLEEKQKRVLAKKEAPLKWEQKLEAAAATRRADTEVRERKTKVSKHKRRSVSISDSYSDSDTDSQSHERRRKRTKKYHKRQTKHSHYDSGDHEKRKDKRRKLKRRSSGSDDSSDEYDSDSEEDRKKTHHKRQRYVSSTEYGASDPSSDEDDNPVGRRSHSRHRRHHRRTNSSLTDSSSGDDDVQKSSHAKHTKQHKRSHFSIHHQLSHSHEYSSDSDGHRHGRRSRSVDKSCDDDNDDGKSRIEKKKNCSRRRSHHHHRNGNSHSDKLPPENNVASPQLNQNGKHLENDSGEPDLNGHALYLSTYQLKSSGSQISLAFSARGYS, encoded by the coding sequence ATGGATGCCAAGAAATTTATGCAGTTGCTTGAGGAGAAACAAAAGAGAGTATTGGCCAAGAAAGAAGCCCCTCTGAAATGGGAACAGAAACTTGAAGCTGCTGCTGCAACACGTAGAGCTGATACTGAAGTGAGAGAAAGGAAAACAAAAGTTTCCAAGCACAAAAGGAGATCAGTTTCAATCTCAGATAGTTATAGTGATTCTGATACTGATAGTCAGAGCCATGAACGGAGGAGAAAGAGAACCAAGAAATACCACAAGAGGCAAACGAAGCACAGCCATTATGACTCTGGTGACCATGAAAAGAGGAAGGACAAGAGAAGGAAGCTAAAGAGACGATCTTCTGGTTCTGATGATAGCAGTGATGAATATGACAGTGATTCAGAAGAGGATAGGAAGAAGACACACCATAAGAGACAGAGGTATGTTTCAAGCACCGAATATGGTGCTTCGGACCCTTCTAGTGACGAAGATGATAATCCTGTCGGAAGAAGGAGCCATTCCCGGCATCGCAGACATCATCGAAGAACAAATTCGAGCCTTACAGATTCTTCAAGTGGTGATGATGATGTCCAGAAAAGTAGCCATGCGAAGCACACTAAGCAGCACAAACGATCACACTTCTCCATACATCATCAACTGTCTCATAGCCATGAGTACTCATCAGACTCTGACGGACACAGACATGGCAGAAGAAGCAGATCTGTGGATAAATCATGcgatgatgataatgatgatgGAAAAAGTAGAATAGAGAAGAAAAAGAACTGCAGTCGTCGACGCAGTCACCACCACCACCGGAATGGGAATAGCCACTCGGACAAGCTGCCACCAGAGAATAATGTGGCATCACCGCAGTTAAATCAAAATGGCAAACATCTTGAAAATGATTCTGGAGAGCCTGATCTGAATGGCCATGCGCTATACTTGTCCACATATCAGTTAAAATCATCAGGCTCTCAGATTTCCTTGGCGTTTTCTGCTAGGGGGTATTCTTAA